The Corynebacterium glaucum genome includes a region encoding these proteins:
- a CDS encoding cytochrome c biogenesis protein ResB, which translates to MLTWLKKAWHWLTSMSTALIMLFLLALAAIPGALLPQRQVSTTLVDEYLAANPTMGPIYDKLQFFDVFSSAWFIAIVTLLMVSLVGCIIPRSIDHWRAYKTPPTRAPKYLSRMPLYAEGVVDGDQRSVDKHVRTVLNRWRTASYEPAEDRAGAYSISAERGYTRELMNLLFHIGLVGMMLAFAAGRMVFYEGQAIVVTNSESPHAIEVERSREFCNTSPSNFDVFKAGSLFDGTGLTPFCFESHNFRAKYLNTGQANGFWSDISYTDDLSAPRSEWQDFTLEVNKPLRVHGNRIYLQGHGFAPQVTITWPNGESRTQMVQFRPTDVVNFLSSGVMRFDPPAGMYPDLAERRENQIAIAGVFAPTARWTGPNGDMLESAFPAMEDPAMAVEVYVGDAGLDTGRPQNIFVLDQSLIADGRLEKVDRVQLEPGQQVLVDVGDPAGPVSVSFDGAAEFANYQISRDPFQQWTLVATVIMLATLAASLTIKRRRVWVRVHPLVDGQGDAESDGTSSVRVEIAGLARTDRAGWGGEFDEIVEAIFGVADAEEHGEFDEPDL; encoded by the coding sequence ATGCTGACCTGGCTCAAAAAGGCATGGCACTGGCTGACCAGCATGAGCACCGCGCTCATCATGCTCTTCCTCCTCGCGCTCGCCGCCATCCCCGGCGCACTCTTGCCGCAGCGCCAGGTGAGCACCACGCTTGTCGACGAATACTTGGCCGCGAACCCCACCATGGGGCCGATTTACGACAAGCTGCAGTTCTTCGACGTGTTCTCCTCGGCGTGGTTCATCGCGATTGTCACCTTGCTGATGGTCTCGCTGGTCGGCTGCATCATCCCGCGCTCGATCGACCACTGGCGCGCGTACAAAACCCCGCCCACCCGCGCGCCGAAATACCTCTCGCGCATGCCGCTGTACGCGGAAGGTGTGGTGGACGGCGACCAACGAAGCGTCGATAAGCATGTGCGAACGGTGCTGAACCGATGGCGAACCGCGAGCTACGAGCCGGCCGAGGACCGTGCGGGCGCGTATTCGATTTCGGCTGAGCGCGGCTACACCCGCGAGCTGATGAACCTGCTGTTCCACATCGGGCTGGTCGGTATGATGCTCGCGTTCGCCGCAGGTCGCATGGTGTTTTATGAAGGTCAAGCCATCGTGGTCACCAACTCGGAATCGCCGCACGCGATTGAGGTGGAGCGCTCGCGCGAGTTCTGCAACACCTCGCCGTCCAACTTCGACGTGTTCAAAGCTGGTTCGCTTTTCGACGGCACCGGGCTGACGCCATTCTGCTTCGAGTCGCACAACTTCCGCGCGAAGTACCTGAACACGGGACAGGCGAACGGGTTCTGGTCCGACATTTCCTACACCGACGACTTGAGCGCGCCGCGCAGTGAGTGGCAGGACTTCACCCTCGAGGTGAACAAGCCGCTGCGGGTCCACGGCAACCGCATCTACCTGCAAGGCCACGGGTTCGCGCCGCAGGTCACCATCACCTGGCCGAACGGCGAATCGCGCACCCAGATGGTGCAGTTCCGGCCCACCGATGTGGTCAACTTCCTCTCCTCTGGCGTGATGCGCTTCGACCCGCCGGCCGGCATGTACCCGGATCTCGCCGAGCGCCGCGAGAATCAGATTGCCATTGCAGGTGTGTTCGCCCCGACCGCGCGCTGGACCGGCCCGAACGGCGACATGCTGGAGTCGGCGTTCCCGGCGATGGAGGACCCGGCGATGGCGGTCGAGGTCTACGTCGGCGACGCCGGCCTGGACACCGGCCGCCCGCAGAACATCTTCGTGCTCGACCAGTCGCTCATCGCGGACGGCCGGTTGGAAAAGGTCGATCGCGTCCAGCTCGAGCCAGGGCAGCAGGTGCTTGTCGACGTCGGCGATCCTGCCGGCCCGGTGTCAGTGAGCTTTGACGGCGCGGCAGAATTCGCCAACTACCAGATCTCCCGCGATCCGTTCCAACAGTGGACCCTGGTGGCCACCGTGATCATGCTGGCCACACTCGCGGCCTCGTTGACCATTAAGCGCCGCCGCGTGTGGGTGCGGGTGCATCCGCTTGTCGACGGCCAGGGCGACGCTGAGTCCGACGGGACTTCTTCTGTCCGCGTCGAAATTGCCGGGCTGGCGCGCACCGACCGCGCGGGCTGGGGCGGCGAATTCGACGAGATTGTGGAGGCCATTTTCGGCGTGGCCGACGCGGAGGAGCACGGCGAATTCGACGAGCCTGACCTGTAA
- the ccsB gene encoding c-type cytochrome biogenesis protein CcsB: MLVDSSMAALSDLTFRTAFVIYLAALVMSCIYYGRLLGVIDMRRERQARDAAKQSAEARTAVAVGAGGGSDDVVVAESTVDTTDTDATDAAEFDAEYDKRVAGARKWAGMTQALVWFGVTLHIVAFVTRGLAANRFPLGNLYEYILFMTAVIMVVAAVVVQRKSWHSVWPWLLSPMIVVMFLNSTVFHIHAAPVVPALQSYWMPVHVSTVSIGASIGVVSGIFALLYLLRMWQPKGEERGFFGALAKPLPSAKTLDQITYKTAIITLPLYGIGIVFGAIWAEVAWGRPWNWDAKETVSMITWVLYAAYLHARATAGWKNSKAAWINVFALSMTVFNMIYVNFVSASLHSYAGLN; the protein is encoded by the coding sequence ATGCTCGTGGATTCTTCAATGGCCGCCCTGTCGGACCTGACGTTCCGCACGGCGTTTGTGATTTACCTTGCCGCGCTGGTGATGTCCTGCATCTACTACGGTCGCCTGCTCGGGGTGATTGATATGCGCCGGGAGCGCCAGGCGCGCGATGCCGCGAAGCAGTCCGCAGAGGCTAGGACCGCCGTTGCCGTCGGTGCCGGCGGCGGGAGCGACGACGTGGTGGTCGCTGAATCGACAGTAGACACCACCGACACCGACGCCACCGACGCGGCCGAGTTCGACGCTGAGTACGACAAGCGCGTCGCCGGTGCCCGCAAGTGGGCCGGTATGACGCAGGCGCTGGTGTGGTTCGGCGTGACGCTGCACATCGTCGCCTTTGTCACCCGCGGCCTGGCTGCGAACCGCTTCCCGCTGGGCAACCTCTACGAATACATCCTGTTCATGACCGCGGTAATCATGGTGGTCGCAGCCGTGGTGGTGCAGCGCAAGAGCTGGCACTCCGTCTGGCCGTGGCTGCTCTCTCCCATGATCGTGGTCATGTTCTTGAACTCCACGGTGTTCCACATCCATGCCGCGCCCGTGGTGCCGGCGCTGCAGTCCTACTGGATGCCGGTGCACGTGTCCACGGTGTCTATCGGCGCGTCGATTGGCGTGGTGTCCGGCATCTTCGCGTTGCTCTACCTGCTGCGCATGTGGCAGCCGAAGGGCGAGGAGCGCGGTTTCTTCGGCGCACTCGCCAAACCGCTGCCGAGCGCGAAGACACTGGACCAGATCACCTACAAGACCGCGATCATCACCCTGCCGCTGTACGGCATTGGCATCGTTTTCGGCGCGATCTGGGCAGAGGTGGCCTGGGGCCGCCCGTGGAACTGGGACGCCAAGGAGACGGTGTCCATGATCACCTGGGTGCTGTACGCCGCCTACCTGCACGCGCGTGCGACCGCCGGCTGGAAGAACTCGAAGGCGGCATGGATTAACGTCTTCGCGCTTTCGATGACCGTGTTCAACATGATCTATGTGAATTTCGTATCGGCGTCGCTGCACTCATACGCTGGCTTGAACTAG
- the galE gene encoding UDP-glucose 4-epimerase GalE, whose product MKVLITGGAGFIGSTIASCCADNGITPVILDDYSTGLRVFAHRFDHYDGDIEDTELVARVAAEHPDIDAVIHCAAMIVVPESVEHPLAYYDNNVGKSVTLLESLQKAGIDRFILSSTASMYEPESDYMVDESSDVKPLSPYAASKRMVERVLEDTAATGKLTALSLRYFNPIGADPQLRTGLQNPHPTHAMGKMIEAHTAGEPFTVTGTEWPTRDGSGLRDYIHVWDLARAHVSALKLLVESEAGTYDVINLGTGQGTTVFELADAFGEATGTPLEVRTAPPRDGDVVGCASRTDKAKRVLDWEAERSIADGVRDSLAWSQKLAGVLEEEEHLKAAERSAE is encoded by the coding sequence ATGAAGGTTCTCATCACCGGCGGGGCCGGCTTTATCGGCTCGACTATTGCATCCTGCTGCGCGGACAACGGCATCACGCCCGTCATTCTTGACGACTACTCGACGGGCCTGCGCGTCTTCGCCCACCGCTTCGACCACTACGACGGCGACATCGAAGACACTGAGCTTGTTGCCCGCGTGGCTGCGGAGCACCCGGACATCGACGCGGTGATCCACTGCGCGGCGATGATCGTTGTTCCCGAATCCGTCGAGCACCCGCTGGCGTACTACGACAACAACGTGGGCAAGTCGGTCACCCTGCTCGAGTCGCTGCAGAAAGCAGGCATCGACCGATTCATCCTCAGCTCCACCGCATCCATGTATGAGCCGGAATCGGACTACATGGTGGATGAGTCCAGCGACGTGAAGCCGCTCAGCCCGTACGCGGCGTCGAAGCGCATGGTGGAGCGCGTGCTCGAAGACACCGCCGCCACCGGCAAGCTCACCGCGCTCAGCCTGCGCTACTTCAACCCGATCGGTGCGGACCCGCAGCTGCGCACGGGTCTGCAGAACCCGCACCCCACCCACGCAATGGGCAAGATGATCGAGGCCCACACCGCTGGCGAGCCCTTCACCGTCACCGGCACCGAGTGGCCGACTCGCGACGGCTCGGGCTTACGCGACTACATCCACGTCTGGGACCTTGCCCGCGCGCACGTCTCCGCGCTGAAGCTGCTCGTTGAGTCCGAGGCAGGCACCTACGACGTGATCAACCTTGGCACCGGCCAGGGCACCACCGTCTTTGAACTCGCCGACGCTTTCGGCGAGGCCACCGGCACCCCGCTCGAGGTACGCACCGCACCGCCGCGCGACGGCGACGTCGTGGGCTGCGCCTCCCGCACCGACAAGGCGAAGCGGGTGCTCGACTGGGAAGCGGAGCGCTCGATTGCGGACGGTGTGCGAGATTCTCTCGCCTGGTCCCAGAAGCTCGCCGGCGTGCTCGAAGAGGAAGAGCACCTCAAGGCCGCAGAGCGCTCCGCAGAATGA
- a CDS encoding helix-turn-helix domain-containing protein, with protein sequence MSPRNQPRNKQGKAASDNPELIAFGQQLATRRRELGLLQQETADAAGVSRSTLHTIEHGGEGVRWEKVLAVANALELEVRFAGSGDNGAS encoded by the coding sequence ATGAGCCCCCGCAACCAGCCCCGCAACAAGCAGGGTAAAGCGGCGAGCGATAACCCAGAACTCATCGCGTTTGGCCAGCAGTTAGCCACACGCCGCCGCGAACTCGGGCTGCTTCAACAAGAGACCGCCGACGCGGCAGGGGTGTCGCGCTCGACCCTGCACACCATCGAGCACGGCGGCGAGGGCGTGCGCTGGGAGAAGGTGCTGGCAGTAGCGAACGCGCTAGAGCTTGAGGTCAGGTTTGCAGGAAGTGGGGACAACGGGGCGTCGTAA